The sequence CCGAGGAGATCGGTGCGGGCGACCAGGGTCACATGTTTGGGTACGCCACCGACGAGACTCCGGAGCTCATGCCCCTCAGCCACGTCCTCGCCACCAAGCTCGGCGCGCGCCTCACCGAGGTGCGCAAGAACGGCACCTGCTCCTGGCTGAGGCCCGACGGGAAGACCCAGGTGACGGTGGAGTACCGCAACGACCACGGCGCCATGGTGCCCATCCGCGTCCACACCATCCTCATCTCCACCCAGCACGATGAGACCGTGACCAACGACGAGATCGCCGCCGACCTCAAGGAGCACGTCATCAAGCCCGTCGTCCCCGAGCAGTACCTCGACGAGAAGACCATCTTCCACCTCAACCCCTCGGGCCGGTTCGTCATCGGCGGCCCCCACGGCGACGCCGGGCTCACCGGCCGCAAGATCATCATCGACACCTACGGCGGCTGGGGCGCGCACGGCGGTGGCGCCTTCTCCGGCAAGGATCCCACCAAGGTGGACCGCAGCGGCGCCTACATCGTGAGGCAGGCGGCAAAGAGCATCGTCGCCAGTGGGCTCGCCCGCCGCTGCATCGTGCAGGTCTCGTACGCCATCGGCGTGCCGGAGCCGCTCTCGGTGTTCGTGGACACCTACGGTACCGGCAAGATCCCGGACAAGGAGATCCTGAGCATTGTGAAGGAGAACTTCGACTTCAGGCCTGGGATGATCACCATCAACCTGGACCTGAAGAGGGGAGGCAGTGGCAGGTTCCTGAAGACTGCGGCCTACGGGCACTTTGGGAGGGACGACCCCGACTTCACTTGGGAGGTGGTGAAGCCCCTCAAGTGGGAGAAGCCCGCCGCCTAGAACTCAGCTCGGCCTCCCTTACTGCTACCCTCTGCTGCTTTGCCCCTTCTCTTTTGTCTTCGTTCCTGAGAATAAAAGAAATGACGTCTGGTTTGATTTCCATGAATTGATTAGAACAGAAGCGAAACGAACAGCTTATTGCTTGTTCTCTACGTTGTAGTCATCCTTGTTAATTTTCCCAAgaaatttaagtattttttattataattgatAAAAGTTTATAATTTTATTGACCTATTTCTTGAAGGCACAAGTTTTTAGAATCGTTAGTTATCCCATCTATTATAAGTTTTATGAGTTGTATTTGCTCTTGATATGCTTTTCCTTTTCTGTATTTGGCTATTTGGCTTGTATTTGAGTCAGTGTTCATGAGTATATTGAGTTCTCATTTAACttgtaatataattaaaataatattaaaaaaaaaaagcatggctCCTACGTAAGATAAACATAGACAAATCGAAATGAAAGGCAATACAAATCGAAATGCAAGACAATAAATAATGATGCTAGCTAGTAAAAAGTTTGATAGATCTTTCAAGAATTTGGGTTtgaatatgatttcattaattattcttgaaaaaaaagtCAACGACAGTCTTACCTCcatcatttttttattatattgaaaTAATATCGTCCATTGATGCAAGACTCCAGTAAACTGAGGTTGATATGCTTGAACCAGTACACATACTTGTTAGATCCAATTGCATTTAACTTATGTGAGCATAAAAATTAAGATTATGTTCTTatgatgtaaaatattttaatattagaaattaaaataaaataataataatttaaatatatgatatgtACTTTTTCAATGTCATTCAGAAAGTCTTTATCTAATCTATAAACGCATCATCATTGGTCTTTATCTAATTTATAAACGCATGGATTTGAAAGTCATAATAATATTGATACGAAAGAACAGTTAAACTCGTATTTCTCTTTTTACCTATTATGAccgttataaataataaattaggaacaaaagggagaaagaatcgTTATAGTGAAACTTAAGTTCTtaattaacattaattatttctgaatattttttcTAATCATCAAATGATTTATATTATAATACATAGAATTACTATAATATTTACTAttcttaaagaagaaaattattacGATATATCATAATGTATTTTCAATGACTTGACAGTCTGATTACACCAAGTTGCTCTAATATACACAGTACTCCAACTCTCAAATTGATATTTGTTCTAGCATGAGCTTGAGTAGACTTTCAACTTCGACGTATATaatgaatatatttttatcttatctttctaaattattttaaaaatatttattttgattaatttttttttacttttatcattTGTTGAAGAAAATTGTAAACTAAATCTCTCTAAAACTTAATCAATATTCATTTGCTAAAATATTTGCTTTTGTCATTTAACTTCGGTGAATTAATTAAGTTTGATCTCAaagtcttgagataaaatttGATAGTCGTCAGAATTAGTGGCTTCTAGGCATATCATAAGATCAACTTCTATagatgataatataataatacatttattttatattttttttataaattactcctctaactaatataaatataaaacataaagtTGACTTCCACCTATTAAGATAATTTATAGAACCAACAtaaaaaaaataccatcatttcaagctaattaaattttatatatttgattATATAATATTTGTCTCTTCCCGATAtcctattattttctttatagccttttagttttttattattaGATAGTAGATACCAGTATTCTAACTACAAAATTGATATCTTTAGTATAGACTTAGTATGTAATAGACTTTCAACTGTACATAcataatcaatatttttttatctgattctttttcaAGTTACTTTAAAAAcacatattttgatttaattttttatttttatcatccgCTAAGTAAAGTTGTATACTAAATCTCTCGAAAACTCAATCGATATGTCCTTTCTGATATAATCATAGTAATTCTTTAGATCTATTCTTGAATATTTCTATTAGGAAACATTGGGCAGTATCATATGCTCAacggaagaatataaaacaaaaatattagatTTCTCACAAAAAAATTGttctcgtcatcgtgcgaagattggtgtgtgaAAAATTCGCAAAATCGAAAACTGCCCGTATATAAAAaatatgttacctagagagatcgtatatccttgaaaactttcatatctataaaaaaaggatgaaagaggtcaacttACTAGTTATATgtgccttataagccaatcacgtgagtgataacacgtgtcaCATGACACactctctttttgcttattattattatatttttaaggcacatatgactagtgaTATTCatggatattattattattattatattattatattattattattattatatatatatatatatatatatatatatatatatatatatatatatatatatatatatatatatatatagtgatattcatgtatatatgtaatggaaatcggattgtgatgagatcacgataatgagaccgattgacctttaaacataaaccataaataatctcagttatcgattactcgagagggacattgagataaccataTAGATTGACgtattgtatactcgtccatataatggaggcgactggtcttatagctactcgtgtggggatattATGGATAcaatgcatgtgctcattggataataagttcactgattgatccgctcacggaatgttggattgttgatgataccttattgttaaacAGTGATTTCATCATtccagtggtatatctggtccttagacttatgataccaaggatgtcttatgtgagtactcaactctttgataccagacgtataggtttggaagttccagatctaacacAACGAATCATTGGGActtgcagccaaccttacgatggctaatgagtgttgatagaggatatcTCAtgtgatgagaggaatatctcatgtgttcttgctcggataaatccctagccagtaTCATTTAGattgagttctccggaagaatctgattaaagcgaggacaaataggtccaatggattggattcccctatatcgtataGGGATTGCGGCGTAATGGCCTAATACATTtgaaatcgatgagtcaagtgaattattatagagataataattcattaagccaaaaggagttctgacaagtatgactttgaccaactcgatattgggcctagaggatcacacatatatggtaggcattgcgacgggTAGAGGTTCATATGAGATATCCGTAGGAGCCCCTATctcattagatatctaataaacctttgaattattggatcttatggatgaaatctaataagagccaatgagagattattagatatatgttcactaatctaagaggcttgggcagttggatagagatccaatacccatgaagatccaatacccaatatgacaaaatctattatgattacgttgacaaaggacctctataaataggagggaatcaatggGTCAAAGGCTAAGCCTTTTTGGCTGTCACCTCCTAGTCTCCTCCACCATTCTTCTTCTCGGCTAACAAATATGAAGATTTGGgtaacgatttgaggagcatcttcacagCCTCTACCATATAGATCATCACTAAATAGGACAATTGACCTCGTTCATCCTTTTTCAAAGATCTGCTAGATTTTAGGGATATAAGATCTCCttaagtaacacaactatcttataCGTGGATTTTAGTTTCACATAttttttgcacatcaatcttcgcatgacgctcTTCAAATCGCTACATGATCTTCCTTTCCACGTGCATcacgtgatcaagaaggggctggcccttcttgttgtccacatgccccaaattagGGCTATCGATGgaggggaaagagaataggaggtgacagccaAAAAGAGTCTAGCATATGCCCatctggttctctcctatttatagaggtttctgtcaccttaaccctaatagatcctactctattgggtactagattttTATTCAACTATCCAAGCTTTtttgattagtggatctctacccaataatctctcattggttttTATAaaatcttatccataagatccaggagcttactaaatatccaataagataagggcttcaacagatatcttatatctaaatctctactcgttgtaacacctatcatatgtgtatgaccttctaggctcaatatcgagctggttgtgatcatatttatcaaaactccttttgctcaataaattattatattcataataattcatttgattCGTCGACTACCGACATATTAGCCACTACGTCATACTTCCCaaatgatataagggaatccaattaaGTGGACCTATCTGTCATCATTtattatgtatctatagtcccttattcatctaatatctcagagatcgtataccgtgCATGGTGCtataaaactcatacgaaatctacTCAAGTTTCACTATAATCAAATTCTTTCGGATAACTCTTTTTTTCCCAATTTGAATGACATTGGCTAGGGTTTTGCTTGAGCAAgaaaatatatgatatttctcttatgacaccgagagatgATGATCCCCTATCGATACTTAATTGACCTggtaaggttggctactactcaTGATGATCGATTATGCTATAACTGAAATCTtcaaacctacaagtctggtatcaaagaatagaataCCCATACATAcatgacatctttggtgtcttaagtctaaggactagacatATAACACGGATTATGGAATCattatttgacaatgaggtatcattaattattcaacattccgtgagcggatcaatcagtaaactcattctcaatgagcacttgcaatatattcctagtgtccccatacgagtagCTATGAAACTAGTTGCCTctatcatataaatatatatacaatacACCAGACTGTgcgattatctcgatgttcctctcgagtaatctataacCAGAATTGTTAGGGTTTGTGTTTTGAGATAAATcagtcttattattgtgatctcattatGGTCCgattccattgcacagatccaagatcataatatattttatatgtaacataaagtaaaaaaaatcaataataataataaataaaaagattacacgtgtcacacgtgctatcactcacatgattaactTCCATAACACTTATTTATAAGTAGTAATTTCAATGTCAATAATATAAGATAAttcattcatatcaatcatcctaaaattttaattttttttaaatttaatatattaaacTAATATTACTattgataaataaaatattatctacGTATAGATCAATAATAATTAGCTCCCACTCACGTATAAACATTGATCAATaataatttctttatatttatcgataatcataaaatctaattatatttataatatatcttatctagatCATATAACCTAAACCTTCAAATATATTATCTAGATTGGAACACCAAACTTTTCTATTTCTGTCCCACGAGAATAAAACAAATAGAAAACTTCAGGTTGTCTTGAACAAGGAGAGGGAAGACACAATCTCGCAAGCATCTGTCTCATGGCACCCACACTACCAACAACCAAAAAAGGGGTCTTCACTAAATTATTCATGCCTCTTCTGATGTTCCACACTCCACCAGACAAACGGATGCTATCTATCAGCTGCAGTTTTTTCCATACAGTGACAAAAGGTAAATATTTATCCACACGGTAAGGCAAGAGTATTGAATGAGAGCCACTTTGATCATTATCATAGAGTCAGTATTTGAAATCTTTAAAGATGGATACCATTCTAAGGCCTTTGAATTCCCCGTTtcttagctctctctctctctctctctctctctctctcacacacacacacacacacacacacacacacacacctcatTATATCACCATGTTATGATCATTACAGCATTCTACTCATGGTTTTATGTGTTGTAGCACAGTCACAAGTTGGTGTCCAACATTTAGTTATACTGTAGCATGCTCCACGCAGCCATGATGGAACTTATACATCAGCATTACTCAATAGTTCTCTAAAGTTCCCACAATTTATTATTACTGGTATACTTTGCTTCTGAGCAGAAGTTCTTCCTACGTAACTTTGAAGTTCGTATAAGACTGATGAAACATGGCTTTATTAGAGTAACCTAGAGATGCACACAACTTCTTGTGACTTGTCAACCGATGTTTAGCTCTGGACACTCGCCGGCTTCGTTCTAAGACAAGTCAATACTTAACTGAGCAATATAACAGAGGAGAAAGGAATCTGTCGTCCTCCTATCCAGTGAATCTCTCTCTGCATACAAACTGGGAGCTACTTCCATTATTGGATTTCAAGCACGGACTTGTAGTCGATTTTAGGTTCGGTGTGATCATGTTACCAACTTAACCAAATTAATCAATGCTATATCTGAGACAGGCTGGAAATATTGGTTGAAGTGTCCCTTTGAGGTCTTTGAGGCAAAAGGTTTCTCCAAGTTGTGTAAGGTCATGAAAGTTGTTCAGCTGTGGCTTTAGGTTCACTGTATTTAGCATTTTCATCTGAGAAGTTGTCTGAAGAATTGagaatttagatttttttcttaGATTTTTAATCagtattttatgatatttatcaGAAAAAAATTTCACTACTTGTaagcaccctttttttttttcctatttggaTGGAGACATTCTCACTATTTATGTCAATTAACATTAGAATCAAGAAAGAATCCATAGTCCTTTTTATTACGTTGAACCGATC comes from Musa acuminata AAA Group cultivar baxijiao chromosome BXJ3-3, Cavendish_Baxijiao_AAA, whole genome shotgun sequence and encodes:
- the LOC103977675 gene encoding S-adenosylmethionine synthase, with amino-acid sequence MATDETFLFTSESVNEGHPDKLCDQISDAVLDACLEQDPDSKVACETCTKTNMVMVFGEITTKANVDYEKIVRDTCRAIGFVSDEVGLDADRCKVLVNIEQQSPDIAQGVHGHFTKRPEEIGAGDQGHMFGYATDETPELMPLSHVLATKLGARLTEVRKNGTCSWLRPDGKTQVTVEYRNDHGAMVPIRVHTILISTQHDETVTNDEIAADLKEHVIKPVVPEQYLDEKTIFHLNPSGRFVIGGPHGDAGLTGRKIIIDTYGGWGAHGGGAFSGKDPTKVDRSGAYIVRQAAKSIVASGLARRCIVQVSYAIGVPEPLSVFVDTYGTGKIPDKEILSIVKENFDFRPGMITINLDLKRGGSGRFLKTAAYGHFGRDDPDFTWEVVKPLKWEKPAA